From the Theobroma cacao cultivar B97-61/B2 chromosome 2, Criollo_cocoa_genome_V2, whole genome shotgun sequence genome, one window contains:
- the LOC18610377 gene encoding uncharacterized protein LOC18610377 isoform X1, whose amino-acid sequence MGPHEPYWRTNTSFSPPPSRWDFHFQPEGLSYGSHDGIQLYGSATSSNSKESRGWVRGNLLYNHQYSTSDGAGLFLSSPSDLSQGPQWTPPAIQEITADDYETTTRRDQVVGQLPFASIVEGILSTADSGVSTSSHSDSSESEAMVKPCLSSHRNFSNRRYFMSKPIHPLSFPKGTPTTEASDSAVAGFSDDAATPQRDAHRWSSASSSNDFADVSEPFESEIFNRSFIPSDGFKCGLCERFLSQRSPWSSRRIVRSSDMPVAGVLSCRHVFHAECLEQTTPKTRKNDPPCPICVRLEEQNSPEKQVISRLRNGLPRLRPFSEDGPSRTWGCAQVGDCVEGALHAPPRSTMLLLNRSRMKKNLFVKGNSSKEFPGKLRKSGSSSLQLFGGKSIDQGAVGCSNTIAGPSVKR is encoded by the exons ATGGGTCCCCATGAGCCTTATTGGCGAACTAACACAAGCTTCTCGCCACCCCCTTCGAGATgggattttcattttcaacccGAAGGACTGTCATATGGTTCACATGATGGGATTCAATTGTATGGGTCTGCTACATCTTCAAACAGCAAAGAAAGTAGGGGCTGGGTGAGGGGAAATCTTCTTTATAATCATCAGTATTCTACATCTGATGGTGCTGGGCTGTTTTTAAGTAGTCCATCTGACCTTTCTCAGGGTCCACAGTGGACACCCCCAGCAATACAAGAAATCACTGCTGATGATTATGAAACTACAACGAGAAGAG ATCAAGTTGTTGGACAATTACCCTTTGCTTCTATTGTTGAG GGGATTTTATCAACTGCGGATAGTGGGGTCTCCACTTCATCCCATTCAGACAGTAGTGAGTCTGAGGCCATGGTCAAGCCATGCTTGTCATCTCATCGCAACTTTTCAAATCGACGTTACTTTATGTCCAAACCTATTCACCCCTTGTCCTTTCCCAAGGGGACTCCTACTACAGAAGCCTCTGACTCTGCAGTTGCTGGGTTTTCAGATGATGCTGCCACACCACAAAGAGATGCCCATCGCTGGAGCAGTGCTAGCAGCAGCAATGATTTTGCAGATGTTTCTGAGCCATTTGAGTCTGAGATTTTTAATCGGTCATTTATCCCATCTGATGGTTTCAAATGCGGGTTGTGTGAGAGATTTCTCTCACAGAGGTCACCTTGGAGTTCTCGTAGGATTGTAAGAAGTAGTGACATGCCTGTTGCTGGGGTTCTTTCATGTCGACATGTTTTTCATGCAGAATGTTTGGAGCAGACAACGCCAAAGACTCGTAAAAATGACCCTCCTTGTCCTATATGTGTCAGACTGGAAGAGCAAAATTCCCCAGAGAAACAAGTTATCTCTAGGCTTAGGAATGGTTTGCCAAGGCTTAGACCATTTTCTGAGGATGGGCCATCAAGGACTTGGGGCTGTGCACAGGTGGGAGATTGTGTTGAAGGGGCTTTGCATGCACCCCCACGTAGTACTATGTTATTGCTTAACCGGAGTCGCATGAAGAAAAATCTCTTCGTGAAGGGTAATTCGAGTAAAGAATTTCCAGGTAAGCTAAGGAAAAGTGGTTCATCTTCTTTGCAACTTTTTGGTGGGAAGTCAATTGATCAGGGTGCGGTTGGGTGCTCAAATACAATTGCCGGCCCAAGTGTGAAGAGGTGA
- the LOC18610377 gene encoding uncharacterized protein LOC18610377 isoform X2, with translation MGPHEPYWRTNTSFSPPPSRWDFHFQPEGLSYGSHDGIQLYGSATSSNSKESRGWGPQWTPPAIQEITADDYETTTRRDQVVGQLPFASIVEGILSTADSGVSTSSHSDSSESEAMVKPCLSSHRNFSNRRYFMSKPIHPLSFPKGTPTTEASDSAVAGFSDDAATPQRDAHRWSSASSSNDFADVSEPFESEIFNRSFIPSDGFKCGLCERFLSQRSPWSSRRIVRSSDMPVAGVLSCRHVFHAECLEQTTPKTRKNDPPCPICVRLEEQNSPEKQVISRLRNGLPRLRPFSEDGPSRTWGCAQVGDCVEGALHAPPRSTMLLLNRSRMKKNLFVKGNSSKEFPGKLRKSGSSSLQLFGGKSIDQGAVGCSNTIAGPSVKR, from the exons ATGGGTCCCCATGAGCCTTATTGGCGAACTAACACAAGCTTCTCGCCACCCCCTTCGAGATgggattttcattttcaacccGAAGGACTGTCATATGGTTCACATGATGGGATTCAATTGTATGGGTCTGCTACATCTTCAAACAGCAAAGAAAGTAGGGGCTGG GGTCCACAGTGGACACCCCCAGCAATACAAGAAATCACTGCTGATGATTATGAAACTACAACGAGAAGAG ATCAAGTTGTTGGACAATTACCCTTTGCTTCTATTGTTGAG GGGATTTTATCAACTGCGGATAGTGGGGTCTCCACTTCATCCCATTCAGACAGTAGTGAGTCTGAGGCCATGGTCAAGCCATGCTTGTCATCTCATCGCAACTTTTCAAATCGACGTTACTTTATGTCCAAACCTATTCACCCCTTGTCCTTTCCCAAGGGGACTCCTACTACAGAAGCCTCTGACTCTGCAGTTGCTGGGTTTTCAGATGATGCTGCCACACCACAAAGAGATGCCCATCGCTGGAGCAGTGCTAGCAGCAGCAATGATTTTGCAGATGTTTCTGAGCCATTTGAGTCTGAGATTTTTAATCGGTCATTTATCCCATCTGATGGTTTCAAATGCGGGTTGTGTGAGAGATTTCTCTCACAGAGGTCACCTTGGAGTTCTCGTAGGATTGTAAGAAGTAGTGACATGCCTGTTGCTGGGGTTCTTTCATGTCGACATGTTTTTCATGCAGAATGTTTGGAGCAGACAACGCCAAAGACTCGTAAAAATGACCCTCCTTGTCCTATATGTGTCAGACTGGAAGAGCAAAATTCCCCAGAGAAACAAGTTATCTCTAGGCTTAGGAATGGTTTGCCAAGGCTTAGACCATTTTCTGAGGATGGGCCATCAAGGACTTGGGGCTGTGCACAGGTGGGAGATTGTGTTGAAGGGGCTTTGCATGCACCCCCACGTAGTACTATGTTATTGCTTAACCGGAGTCGCATGAAGAAAAATCTCTTCGTGAAGGGTAATTCGAGTAAAGAATTTCCAGGTAAGCTAAGGAAAAGTGGTTCATCTTCTTTGCAACTTTTTGGTGGGAAGTCAATTGATCAGGGTGCGGTTGGGTGCTCAAATACAATTGCCGGCCCAAGTGTGAAGAGGTGA
- the LOC18610377 gene encoding uncharacterized protein LOC18610377 isoform X3 translates to MGPHEPYWRTNTSFSPPPSRWDFHFQPEGLSYGSHDGIQLYGSATSSNSKESRGWVRGNLLYNHQYSTSDGAGLFLSSPSDLSQGPQWTPPAIQEITADDYETTTRRDQVVGQLPFASIVEGILSTADSGVSTSSHSDSNDAATPQRDAHRWSSASSSNDFADVSEPFESEIFNRSFIPSDGFKCGLCERFLSQRSPWSSRRIVRSSDMPVAGVLSCRHVFHAECLEQTTPKTRKNDPPCPICVRLEEQNSPEKQVISRLRNGLPRLRPFSEDGPSRTWGCAQVGDCVEGALHAPPRSTMLLLNRSRMKKNLFVKGNSSKEFPGKLRKSGSSSLQLFGGKSIDQGAVGCSNTIAGPSVKR, encoded by the exons ATGGGTCCCCATGAGCCTTATTGGCGAACTAACACAAGCTTCTCGCCACCCCCTTCGAGATgggattttcattttcaacccGAAGGACTGTCATATGGTTCACATGATGGGATTCAATTGTATGGGTCTGCTACATCTTCAAACAGCAAAGAAAGTAGGGGCTGGGTGAGGGGAAATCTTCTTTATAATCATCAGTATTCTACATCTGATGGTGCTGGGCTGTTTTTAAGTAGTCCATCTGACCTTTCTCAGGGTCCACAGTGGACACCCCCAGCAATACAAGAAATCACTGCTGATGATTATGAAACTACAACGAGAAGAG ATCAAGTTGTTGGACAATTACCCTTTGCTTCTATTGTTGAG GGGATTTTATCAACTGCGGATAGTGGGGTCTCCACTTCATCCCATTCAGACAGTA ATGATGCTGCCACACCACAAAGAGATGCCCATCGCTGGAGCAGTGCTAGCAGCAGCAATGATTTTGCAGATGTTTCTGAGCCATTTGAGTCTGAGATTTTTAATCGGTCATTTATCCCATCTGATGGTTTCAAATGCGGGTTGTGTGAGAGATTTCTCTCACAGAGGTCACCTTGGAGTTCTCGTAGGATTGTAAGAAGTAGTGACATGCCTGTTGCTGGGGTTCTTTCATGTCGACATGTTTTTCATGCAGAATGTTTGGAGCAGACAACGCCAAAGACTCGTAAAAATGACCCTCCTTGTCCTATATGTGTCAGACTGGAAGAGCAAAATTCCCCAGAGAAACAAGTTATCTCTAGGCTTAGGAATGGTTTGCCAAGGCTTAGACCATTTTCTGAGGATGGGCCATCAAGGACTTGGGGCTGTGCACAGGTGGGAGATTGTGTTGAAGGGGCTTTGCATGCACCCCCACGTAGTACTATGTTATTGCTTAACCGGAGTCGCATGAAGAAAAATCTCTTCGTGAAGGGTAATTCGAGTAAAGAATTTCCAGGTAAGCTAAGGAAAAGTGGTTCATCTTCTTTGCAACTTTTTGGTGGGAAGTCAATTGATCAGGGTGCGGTTGGGTGCTCAAATACAATTGCCGGCCCAAGTGTGAAGAGGTGA